One stretch of Chitinophaga pendula DNA includes these proteins:
- a CDS encoding ArnT family glycosyltransferase: protein MKYLLIAIVAAILFVPFLGAVPLFDWDEINFAEAAREMLVTGNFSQVQIDFQPFWEKPPVFIWMQAGSMRLFGVNEFAARFPNAMVGVATIVLLFGIGKKLADERLGAWWALVYAGSWLPHFYFKSGIIDPTFNLFIFLAIYFAYRIAYNSRPARMAIFSGIFLGLAVLTKGPVAILVALLTLLAYWLYNKGRINIRIVHLLWITLFAFLTTALWFGYEIVSHGWWFTTEFIKYQIRLFQTEDAGHGGSFFYHWIVLLIGCFPASVFLFSYLQGRKKSIYQHQSLEAKDFKTWMWVLFWVVLILFSIVKTKIVHYSSLCYFPLTFLAAWQLYQFTSGKRTLKAWNTVLLLLIGLVLGLAIALLPLVGLYKAQLIPYIGDKFAVANLQADVPWNAWEAAYGAGYILLVIISAVLLFSRKVQQGLLCLFISTILAIQITVVHFVPKVEKYSQHAAIEYFQSFVGKDVYVQVLSYHSYAHLFYTKKLPAKNPNYYNKDWLLTGPVDKPTYFICRITDSEPYRTNANLELIGEKNGFVFFKRK from the coding sequence GTGAAATACCTGCTGATTGCCATTGTGGCCGCTATCCTATTTGTTCCCTTTTTGGGGGCCGTACCTTTGTTTGACTGGGACGAGATCAATTTTGCTGAAGCTGCCAGGGAGATGCTGGTGACTGGTAATTTTTCTCAGGTGCAGATTGATTTCCAGCCGTTCTGGGAGAAGCCTCCTGTGTTCATATGGATGCAGGCTGGGAGTATGCGTTTGTTTGGCGTGAATGAATTTGCGGCGAGGTTTCCAAATGCGATGGTAGGTGTGGCGACGATCGTGTTGTTGTTCGGTATTGGCAAGAAGCTGGCGGATGAGAGGCTGGGTGCCTGGTGGGCGTTGGTGTACGCTGGTTCCTGGTTGCCTCACTTCTATTTCAAGTCGGGCATTATAGATCCTACTTTTAATCTTTTCATATTCCTTGCTATTTATTTTGCGTACCGTATTGCTTACAACAGTCGTCCGGCGAGGATGGCTATTTTCAGCGGGATATTCCTTGGGCTGGCGGTATTGACGAAGGGGCCGGTGGCTATCCTGGTGGCATTGCTGACATTGCTTGCCTACTGGTTGTATAACAAGGGGCGGATCAACATCCGGATCGTGCATTTGCTTTGGATCACTTTGTTTGCGTTCCTGACGACGGCATTGTGGTTTGGTTATGAGATTGTTTCTCACGGTTGGTGGTTTACTACGGAGTTCATCAAATACCAGATCCGGTTGTTCCAGACGGAGGATGCGGGGCATGGAGGTTCTTTCTTTTATCACTGGATCGTGTTATTGATCGGGTGTTTTCCTGCCAGTGTATTCCTTTTTTCTTATTTACAGGGGCGGAAGAAGAGTATTTACCAGCATCAATCGCTGGAAGCGAAGGATTTCAAGACCTGGATGTGGGTATTGTTCTGGGTGGTGCTGATTTTGTTTTCGATTGTGAAGACGAAGATTGTGCATTATTCGTCCTTGTGTTATTTCCCGCTGACGTTCCTGGCTGCTTGGCAGCTCTACCAGTTTACCAGTGGGAAACGTACGCTTAAGGCCTGGAATACGGTCCTTTTGCTGCTGATCGGGCTGGTATTAGGGCTGGCTATTGCTTTATTACCGTTGGTGGGGCTTTACAAGGCGCAGTTGATCCCGTATATCGGGGACAAGTTTGCGGTGGCTAACTTGCAGGCGGATGTGCCCTGGAATGCCTGGGAAGCGGCTTACGGGGCTGGTTATATCCTGCTTGTTATTATCAGTGCGGTATTGTTATTCAGCAGGAAGGTACAGCAGGGGTTGCTTTGTTTATTCATCAGTACGATACTGGCGATACAGATAACGGTGGTGCATTTTGTACCTAAAGTGGAGAAATATTCCCAGCATGCTGCTATTGAATATTTCCAGTCTTTTGTGGGGAAGGATGTGTATGTGCAGGTATTGAGTTATCACAGTTATGCTCACTTGTTCTATACGAAGAAGTTGCCTGCTAAGAATCCGAATTATTACAATAAGGACTGGTTGCTGACTGGTCCGGTTGACAAGCCGACGTATTTCATCTGTCGTATTACGGATAGCGAGCCCTACCGCACTAATGCTAACCTGGAGCTGATTGGGGAGAAAAACGGGTTTGTATTTTTCAAACGTAAATAG
- a CDS encoding superoxide dismutase has protein sequence MDKREFIKLASLAGVAALSNPSGLFANAHNSRAANIDGTSKAPFELPALPYATNALEPNIDKITMEIHHDKHHAAYVKNLNDALNGTTMASLSLEQILAKVTEKDKAIRNNAGGHYNHSLFWTLLSPEKTTPSDKLQAAIKSQFGSWETFQQKFNDAAKGVFGSGWAWLIVTPNKKLSVISTPNQDNPLMHQIVKEKGTPILALDVWEHAYYLKYQNRRPDYITAFWNVINWKEVDNLYTAALK, from the coding sequence ATGGATAAAAGAGAATTCATAAAGCTGGCTAGCCTGGCAGGCGTAGCTGCTTTAAGTAATCCTTCCGGCTTGTTCGCCAATGCCCACAACTCCCGGGCCGCCAACATCGACGGAACATCCAAGGCGCCATTCGAGCTGCCCGCACTGCCGTACGCTACCAACGCATTGGAACCCAATATCGACAAAATAACCATGGAAATACACCATGATAAACACCACGCCGCTTACGTCAAAAACCTCAACGACGCGCTAAATGGTACCACCATGGCCAGCCTTTCCCTGGAACAAATCCTGGCCAAAGTCACCGAAAAAGACAAGGCCATCCGCAATAACGCCGGCGGCCACTATAACCACTCCCTCTTCTGGACCCTGCTCTCCCCGGAGAAAACAACACCCTCCGACAAACTGCAGGCCGCCATCAAAAGCCAATTCGGCTCCTGGGAAACATTCCAACAAAAATTCAACGACGCCGCTAAAGGCGTTTTCGGCTCCGGTTGGGCCTGGCTCATCGTAACGCCCAATAAAAAACTCTCCGTCATCTCCACCCCCAACCAGGATAACCCACTCATGCACCAGATCGTTAAAGAAAAAGGAACACCCATCCTCGCCCTCGACGTCTGGGAACATGCATACTACCTCAAATACCAAAACCGCCGCCCCGATTATATCACCGCCTTCTGGAACGTCATCAACTGGAAAGAAGTCGATAACTTATATACCGCCGCACTGAAATAG
- a CDS encoding phosphatase PAP2 family protein, with product MKTLLTLFRKNALFFLPLLLWLIAGGVLQIFFTHEELFLAINGAYNPVADVMMTVLTYVGDGITFGVLLIGILVAKRFRLFFAGLSIFLLVTVIVQIAKHYYDMPRPLAYFGDTGLVHMVSWVNVHSSNSFPSGHTATAFAMFCYLALVVNNKKWGFLFITFALLAAYSRIYLAQHFFMDVYAGSVIGSLSSILVYCLFEFRNNTLTPAVCPQQRASHLELAETKGGA from the coding sequence TTGAAAACGTTGCTTACACTGTTCAGGAAGAACGCATTGTTCTTTCTGCCACTGCTGTTATGGCTAATAGCGGGTGGAGTATTACAAATCTTCTTCACGCATGAAGAGTTGTTTCTGGCTATAAACGGGGCCTACAATCCGGTAGCTGATGTGATGATGACCGTGCTGACGTATGTTGGTGACGGGATTACTTTTGGCGTGTTGCTGATAGGTATACTGGTGGCGAAGCGATTTCGTCTCTTTTTTGCTGGTTTATCTATTTTTCTGCTAGTGACGGTGATTGTGCAGATCGCCAAACATTATTATGATATGCCCAGGCCGCTGGCTTATTTTGGCGATACGGGGCTGGTGCATATGGTGAGTTGGGTGAATGTGCATAGTAGTAATAGTTTTCCGTCGGGGCATACGGCGACGGCTTTTGCGATGTTCTGCTACCTGGCGTTGGTGGTGAACAACAAAAAGTGGGGCTTTTTGTTTATTACATTTGCGTTGCTGGCGGCCTATTCGCGTATTTACCTGGCGCAGCACTTCTTTATGGATGTATATGCGGGTAGTGTGATAGGTAGTTTGAGCAGTATCTTGGTGTACTGTTTGTTTGAGTTCAGGAACAATACGCTTACGCCGGCGGTGTGTCCGCAGCAGCGGGCCTCGCATTTAGAGCTGGCGGAGACGAAGGGGGGAGCATAA